The following are encoded together in the Scomber scombrus chromosome 7, fScoSco1.1, whole genome shotgun sequence genome:
- the dnali1 gene encoding axonemal dynein light intermediate polypeptide 1: MIPPAESLLKYDNPVLVSKTTDRKSPKGRPLKVSPQQSADSSPVPPPPKPKSAATEATKQQHEEILNAILPPREWMEGNQLWVQQVSSAPCTRTDVVRLEELLDTKVQQRQARNTGICPVRRELYSQCFDELIRQVTINCAERGLLLLRVRDEIQMTIAAYQTLYESSVAFGMRKALQAEQGKDDMEKRISELENEKQDLKKQLNEQKAKCDAVEKRESEKRQVEEKKHTEEIQFLKRTNQQLKTQLEGIITPKK; the protein is encoded by the exons ATGATTCCACCTGCCGAGTCTCTCCTGAAATACGATAATCCAGTTTTGGTCAGCAAAACCACAGATAGAAAATCCCCAAAG GGACGTCCTTTGAAAGTGAGCCCTCAGCAGTCTGCCGACTCTTCCCCTGTGCCACCACCTCCTAAACCGAAGTCTGCTGCTACAGAGGCCACCAAGCAACAACATGAGGAGATCCTCAACGCCATCCTTCCCCCCAG GGAATGGATGGAGGGAAACCAACTGTGGGTGCAGCAGGTGTCCAGTGCCCCTTGTACGCGCACAGACGTGGTGCGTCTAGAAGAACTATTGGACACAAAGGTGCAACAAAGGCAAGCCAGAAACACAGGAATCTGCCCGGTCCGCAGGGAGCTATATTCCCAATGCTTTG ACGAGCTGATCAGACAGGTGACCATCAATTGTGCTGAGAGgggtctgctgctgctgcgggtTAGAGATGAGATTCAAATGACCATTGCTGCCTACCAGACACTGTATGAGAGCAGCGTGGCTTTTGGCATGAGGAAGGCACTGCAGGCTGAACAGGGCAAGGATGACATGGAGAAAAGA ATTTCTGAGCTGgagaatgaaaaacaagacCTAAAGAAGCAACTCAATGAACAAAAAGCTAAGTGTGATGCAGTTGAAAAGAGGGAAAGCGAAAAGCGTCAGGTGGAGGAAAAGAAGCATACAGAAGAGATTCAGTTCCTGAAGAGAACCAACCAGCAGCTCAAG ACCCAGCTGGAGGGGATCATTACACCAAAAAAGTGA
- the snip1 gene encoding smad nuclear-interacting protein 1 — protein sequence MTKEKRHRRRESPDRESKVKIKQEKVSPVRPQRSRRSRSRSPGYSSPPRQGTSRSPARMRDRSPDKREKSPTRRSSRSPRNRRSRSPNRGADVRIKREREEHRSSGDERRRRNDRPEERRSRWESDRPQETERGGERHRERGALGSQQAERRQHDERRRENRQRREENQEQDFGQSGEGSDTNDPPVEKEKPNFGLSGALTEDTNTFRGVVIKYNEPPEARIPKRRWRLYPFKNDEPLPVMYIHRQSAYLLGRQRKIADIPIDHPSCSKQHAVFQYRLMEFTRSDGTPGRRVKPYVIDLGSGNGTYLNNQRIDPQRYYELKEKDVLKFGFSSREYVLLHEFSDTSEVDAKLEEDDEGLDE from the exons ATGACCAAAGAAAAGCGTCACAGAAGGAGAGAATCTCCGGACCGGGAGTCCAAAGTCAAGATTAAGCAGGAGAAAGTGAGCCCTGTTAGGCCACAGAGATCACGCCGCTCCAGGTCGAGATCCCCCGGCTACTCCAGTCCACCGAGGCAGGGAACAAGCAG GTCACCTGCCAGAATGAGGGATCGCTCTCCGGATAAAAGAGAGAAGTCTCCCACCAGACGGAGCAGCAGATCTCCCAGAAATAGGAGAAGCCGCAGTCCTAATCGTGGTGCTGACGTCAGAATAAAGCGG GAACGGGAGGAGCATCGGTCTAGCGGTGACGAGCGGAGAAGAAGAAACGACCGGCCAGAGGAAAGGCGGAGCAGGTGGGAATCAGACAGACCTCAGGAGACAGAGCGTGGTGGAGAAAGACACCGGGAACGAGGCGCTCTTGGATCCCAACAAGCTGAGAGACGTCAGCACGATGAGAGGCGCAGAGAAAACCGTCAGAGGCGTGAAGAAAACCAAGAGCAAGATTTTGGACAGTCCGGAGAAGGGAGTGACACAAACGATCCTCCTGTTGAGAAAGAGAAGCCCAACTTTGGACTATCAGGCGCGCTCACTGAAGATACGAACACATTCCGCGGAGTGGTGATCAAGTACAACGAGCCACCCGAGGCTCGCATTCCCAAGCGAAGATGGCGACTGTACCCTTTCAAGAACGACGAACCTCTTCCAGTCATGTACATTCACAGACAGAGTGCCTATCTGTTGGGGCGGCAGAGAAAAATTGCTGATATTCCCATTGACCACCCATCTTGCTCCAAGCAACATGCAGTATTCCAGTACAG ACTGATGGAGTTTACACGTTCAGATGGCACCCCTGGCCGCAGAGTAAAGCCTTACGTCATTGACCTGGGCTCCGGCAACGGCACTTACCTGAACAACCAGCGCATCGACCCCCAACGCTATTATGAGCTCAAAGAAAAAGACGTTCTCAAATTTGGTTTCAGCAGCCGCGAGTATGTCCTCCTGCACGAGTTCTCAGACACAAGCGAGGTGGACGCCAAGCTGGAAGAGGATGACGAGGGACTCGATGAGTAA
- the gnl2 gene encoding nucleolar GTP-binding protein 2 translates to MVKPQFKGRSSINKSTSSSNPDRAKGAGGSSMRDRATIKRLNMYRQKQRCNNRGQVIRPLQFQSTVAPGTVARVEPNIKWFANTRVIKQSSLQKFQDEMGAVRKDPYRVVMKQSKLPMSLLHDKAKAHNSKVHILDTEGFETTFGPKSQRKRPNLMVGDVKDLLEKAEASTKSYNAENDKDLVTEDTGVRDEMREEIFKKGQSKRIWGELYKVIDSSDVILQVLDARDPIGTRSKSIENYIKKEKSWKHLIFVLNKCDLIPTWVTKRWVAVLSQEYPTLAFHASLTNSFGKGSLIQLLRQFGKLHTDKKQISVGFIGYPNVGKSSVINTLRSKKVCNVAPLAGETKVWQYITLMRRIFLIDCPGVVYPSEDSETDIVLKGVVQVEKIKCPEEHIGAVLERAKPEYIQKTYRIPTWNSAEDFLEKLAFRTGKLLKGGEPDLSTVSKMVLNDWQRGRIPFFVKPPGPEGDPADKERLAVEGPSEVVENVQEEQPDEAESTSAGREEQEHHQQKKEQVQKILSNVRQNFGKINVAPEFCEEDLVPVEMPDLDMSDFSGSDGEEDSGEEEGGEEDEEAEDRTVVEPADGETELAEPTTTRTGKANYNKSSREVIRELDEKISKYKQFLDKAKSKRFSAIRIPKALSDKVFIDIKTKQAAAAEKRAAVQKGKKRKAEEGEESAQLPRLSSKEKRAMDRAKRSKKVGVRYYETHNVKNKNKNRKAPAAATGGQKAKRSKQ, encoded by the exons ATGGTGAAGCCTCAGTTTAAGGGGAGAAGCTCGATAAACAAATCGACGTCCAGCTCCAACCCTG ATCGAGCCAAAGGTGCTGGAGGGAGCAGTATGAGGGACCGAGCCACCATCAAGCGTCTGAATAtgtacagacagaaacagagatg TAATAACAGAGGACAAGTCATCAGACCTTTACAGTTCCAGTCCACAGTGGCTCCTGGGACAGTAGCCAGAGTTGAACCCAACATCAAATGGTTTG CAAATACAAGAGTGATCAAGCAGTCTTCCCTCCAGAAATTTCAAGACGAGATGGGTGCTGTGCGGAAGGATCCATATCGTGTTGTCATGAAACAAAGTAAACTCCCCATGTCCCTGTTGCATGACAAAGCCAAAGCCCAT AACTCAAAAGTGCACATTCTGGACACAGAGGGTTTTGAGACAACATTTGGGCCCAAGTCTCAGAGAAAGAGGCCCAACCTCATGGTAGGGGATGTGAAGGACCTCTTGGAAAAAGCTGAGGCTTCAACCAAGAGCTACAATGCAGAAAATGACAAAGACCTTGTGACTGAGGACACAGGGGTTCG GGACGAAATGCGTGAGGAAATCTTCAAAAAGGGTCAGTCCAAGAGGATCTGGGGAGAGCTTTACAAG GTGATCGACTCATCCGATGTCATCCTCCAAGTGCTGGATGCCCGTGATCCCATAGGAACACGCTCCAAGAGCATCGAGAACTATATAAAGAAGGAGAAATCCTGGAAACATTTGATCTTTGTTTTAAACAAGTGTGACCTGATCCCCACCTGGGTCACG AAACGGTGGGTAGCAGTTTTGTCCCAGGAGTACCCCACTCTGGCTTTCCATGCCAGCCTCACCAACTCGTTTGGTAAGGGCTCCCTCATCCAGCTGCTCAGACAGTTTGGCAAG CTCCACACAGACAAGAAACAGATAAGTGTGGGTTTCATTGGCTACCCGAATGTGGGAAAGAGCTCAGTCATCAACACACTGCGGTCTAAAAAGGTCTGCAATGTGGCACCCCTTGCCGGAGAAACAAAG GTGTGGCAGTACATCACTTTGATGAGGCGCATCTTCCTCATTGACTGCCCTGGTGTTGTCTATCCTTCAGAAGATAGTGAAACTGATATTGTTCTGAAAGGAGTG gTTCAAGTGGAGAAGATCAAGTGCCCAGAAGAGCACATTGGGGCAGTACTAGAGCGGGCCAAGCCAGAATATATTCAGAAGACCTACCGCATCCCCACTTGGAACTCAGCTGAAGACTTCCTTGAGAAGCTGGCATTTCGCACTGGGAAACTCTTGAAG GGGGGTGAACCGGATCTCTCTACAGTCTCCAAAATGGTGTTGAATGATTGGCAGAGGGGACGTATCCCCTTCTTTGTGAAACCCCCAGGACCAGAGGGGGATCCAGCG GACAAGGAGCGACTGGCAGTTGAAGGACCCTCAGAGGTAGTTGAGAATGTGCAGGAGGAACAGCCAGACGAAGCAGAATCCACCTCAGCAGGACGTGAGGAACAGGAGCACCATCAGCAGAAAAAGGAGCAGGTCCAGAAGATTCTGTCTAATGTGCGACAGAACTTTGGCAAGATCAATGTAGCACCTGAGTTCTGTGAGGAAGACTTGGTTCCTGTGGAGATGCCAGACCTGGACATGTCTGACTTCTCTGGCTCTGATGGCGAGGAAGACAGTggtgaagaagaaggaggagaggaggatgaagaagcaGAAGACAGGACCGTTGTTGAGCCAGCTGATGGAGAGACTGAGCTTGCCGAGCCAACAACCACTCGAACTGGCAAGGCAAACTACAACAAGAGTTCACGCGAGGTGATCCGAGAGCTGGATGAGAAAATCTCTAAGTACAAGCAGTTCCTGGACAAGGCCAAATCCAAGCGCTTCTCTGCAATCCG GATACCTAAGGCCCTTTCTGACAAAGTGTTCATAGACATCAAGACTAAACAAGCCGCGGCAGCAGAGAAGAGAG CTGCAGTCCAGAAGGGCAAGAAGAGGAAAGCTGAGGAGGGCGAGGAGTCCGCCCAGCTGCCCAGACTGTCATCTAAAGAG AAAAGAGCGATGGACCGTGCTAAGAGGTCGAAGAAAGTCGGTGTACGCTATTACGAAACGcacaatgtgaaaaacaaaaacaagaacagaaaGGCCCCAGCAGCTGCCACAGGAGGCCAAAAGGCCAAGAGATCAAAGCAGTAG